One part of the Terrimicrobium sacchariphilum genome encodes these proteins:
- a CDS encoding DUF2334 domain-containing protein has product MKRFIAAFLLATPLAIATDTLLPLANAGFEDGLSGWTLSPGAPAEAVPEAASLGALGLRVKTGSDFQISSTPLPVQPGETYAVEFWSTGSKEESGRVAVKMIFKDASGSTLKPAMGKIRKWPAGSTSAGPFWENSILAAAAPENAASLSIQIIPAANSDPGTAMLDDFMVKKLGEIVPMQRDADGAAPIPPADPARLALLEKEIADNPHRGKSAPRIVLKLDDFGPRNGNVHPKWIKVAQYAKEKNIPVTFGIVAKGLEEDAPAFFQWTKERNAAGEIEFWNHGYDHAEGPNAEGKKVQEFNGTGFDHQKAHMADANRLAREKLGFPFISFGAPFNATDANTVKVLEESPDIKVWMYGNGKQPAGKKVLSRCYAVTIESPTFIPNYADFLEGYAHNRGAEYFVMQGHPTHWNDDRWNQFIKIVEFLVAQKAEFVKASDFASK; this is encoded by the coding sequence ATGAAACGGTTTATCGCGGCCTTTCTCCTGGCCACTCCCCTCGCCATTGCCACCGATACCTTGTTGCCTCTGGCCAACGCAGGTTTCGAGGACGGATTGAGCGGATGGACTCTTTCTCCGGGCGCTCCGGCCGAGGCCGTCCCCGAGGCGGCATCCCTCGGCGCGCTGGGTCTCCGTGTGAAAACCGGGTCGGATTTTCAGATCTCCAGCACGCCGCTACCCGTTCAGCCGGGGGAAACGTACGCCGTGGAATTTTGGAGCACTGGTTCGAAGGAAGAGAGCGGCCGGGTTGCGGTAAAGATGATATTCAAAGATGCCAGTGGCAGCACCCTCAAGCCTGCCATGGGAAAAATCCGCAAGTGGCCCGCGGGCAGCACGAGCGCAGGGCCTTTTTGGGAGAACTCCATCCTGGCAGCGGCCGCTCCAGAAAATGCCGCCTCACTCAGCATCCAGATCATTCCAGCCGCCAATAGCGATCCTGGCACCGCCATGCTGGATGACTTCATGGTCAAAAAGCTGGGCGAGATCGTGCCCATGCAGCGCGATGCCGATGGCGCAGCTCCAATCCCTCCCGCCGACCCTGCACGACTTGCACTCCTGGAGAAGGAGATCGCCGACAACCCCCACCGTGGCAAATCCGCGCCGCGCATCGTTTTGAAGCTGGATGATTTCGGACCGCGCAACGGGAATGTCCACCCAAAGTGGATCAAGGTCGCTCAATACGCCAAGGAAAAGAACATCCCGGTGACGTTTGGGATCGTGGCCAAAGGACTCGAGGAAGATGCTCCCGCGTTTTTTCAGTGGACGAAGGAGCGCAACGCGGCAGGGGAAATCGAGTTCTGGAATCACGGATATGATCACGCCGAGGGACCAAACGCCGAGGGGAAAAAGGTGCAGGAATTCAACGGCACCGGATTCGATCATCAGAAGGCTCACATGGCCGATGCCAATCGACTGGCGAGGGAGAAACTCGGGTTTCCGTTCATTTCCTTCGGCGCACCCTTTAACGCCACCGACGCCAATACCGTAAAGGTGCTGGAGGAATCCCCCGACATCAAGGTCTGGATGTACGGAAATGGCAAACAACCGGCCGGCAAGAAAGTCCTGAGCCGCTGTTATGCAGTTACGATCGAAAGCCCGACCTTCATCCCAAATTATGCCGACTTCCTCGAAGGATATGCCCACAACCGCGGCGCGGAATACTTTGTCATGCAGGGACATCCCACCCATTGGAACGATGACCGCTGGAATCAGTTCATAAAAATCGTCGAGTTCCTAGTCGCGCAAAAGGCGGAGTTTGTGAAGGCCTCCGATTTTGCCTCCAAATAG